The proteins below come from a single Leptidea sinapis chromosome Z, ilLepSina1.1, whole genome shotgun sequence genomic window:
- the LOC126978627 gene encoding zinc finger protein 267-like isoform X5 produces the protein MNQDHHSISGGSGQTSTNSEGQRVQSGQQQQQAPTTSATDLRVNSAVNVALSSVAKYWVFTNLFPGPIPQVSLYGLPASTRIENGKPVQDLGQSHASLLNGDPNIILGHHSAQPQVTVSAAGGQQIPISQLITTQSGQGHDSLVSHSQQEMSSQQNSSSSQVTVNSQSAHQQPSNRLEFVQHHGLDMGHHTQNHLLQQQLLAATRPEHSNQQIQLTVSEDGIVTVVEPGSSKLMEKDDLHDSIKMPSDHTLTVHQLQQIVGHHQVIDSVVRIEQATGEPANILVTQNPDGTTSIETSAADSLIVKDEKNVKIESAQYAAASDIKEIKGIDLKSVGAMGMEGAVVKISGGGTDNDMHAMYKVNVEDLSQLLAYHEVFGKLNTDSQQTQQAQTPPQQPQAKQPVMYQVDVEASTSASATLPDTESSSGPHPCDLCNKIFAYRYQLIVHRRYHGENKPYTCQVCGQAFANPTELSKHGKCHLAGESAERQAKRLAQDKPYACSTCHKTFWRKEHLDNHVRTHTGETPYRCQFCSKTFTRKEHMVNHVRKHTGETPHRCDICKKSFTRKEHFLNHVMWHTGETPHQCQICGKKYTRKEHLVNHMRSHTNDTPFRCELCSKAFTRKEHFTNHILWHSGETPHRCDFCSKTFTRKEHLLNHVRQHTGESPHRCDYCAKSFTRREHLVNHVRQHTGETPFQCGYCPKAFTRKDHLVNHVRQHTGESPHKCTFCTKSFTRKEHLTNHVRQHTGESPHRCTYCGKSFTRKEHLTNHIRQHTGETPFKCTFCTKAFSRKEHLTNHMHLHTGETPYKCPFCTKVFSRKEHLTNHVRIHTGESPHRCEFCNKTFTRKEHLTNHMKQHTGDAPHSCKVCSKSFTRKEFLVTHMRSHSCGERPYSCGECGKSFPLKGNLLFHERSHNKGNNKVFKCDICSKDFMCKGHLVTHRQTHVDAPENSQSGEPLIDASDVSTAECKDQLDGERKPDVVMSTVETRVNDNAIAQTQTNTVMQITTQQVRASVPTSAANVASGSFTNPQHHSGAALTHHPVSVNY, from the exons ATGAATCAGGACCACCACAGTATCAGTGGAGGTAGTGGACAGACTTCAACCAATTCAGAG GGCCAAAGAGTACAATCTGGCCAGCAACAACAGCAAGCCCCAACCACTTCTGCAACAGACCTAAGAGTTAACTCGGCAGTAAATGTTGCGTTATCGAGCGTTGCCAAGTACTGGGTGTTTACAAATTTGTTTCCCGGTCCAATACCACAAGTCTCTCTGTATGGGCTACCTGCAAGCACTAGAATTGAAAATGGGAAACCTGTACAG GATCTTGGCCAATCACATGCTAGCTTACTTAATGGTGATCCTAATATTATTCTGGGACATCATAGTGCTCAACCACAAGTTACAGTGTCAGCCGCTGGGGGTCAACAAATACCTATATCTCAATTAATTACTACTCAGTCTGGACAAGGACATG ATTCTCTGGTGTCCCATAGTCAACAAGAAATGTCCTCACAACAGAACTCAAGTAGTTCTCAAGTGACTGTTAACTCTCAGTCAGCCCATCAACAGCCCAGTAATCGCCTGGAGTTTGTGCAACATCATGGCTTAGATATg ggtCATCATACACAAAATCATTTGTTGCAACAACAACTTCTAGCAGCAACAAGACCTGAACATTCCAACCAACag ATTCAACTTACTGTGAGTGAGGATGGCATCGTAACAGTTGTGGAACCTGGCAGCAGCAAGTTGATGGAAAAGGACGATCTCCATGATTCCATCAAAATGCCTTCGGACCACACCCTCACTGTGCATCAGTTGCAACAGATTGTGGGACACCACCAG GTCATAGACAGTGTGGTCCGTATAGAGCAGGCTACCGGAGAACCTGCCAACATACTAGTGACTCAGAACCCAGATGGCACCACGTCGATAGAGACGAGCGCCGCTGACTCCCTCATTGTAAAAGATGAGAAGAATGTTAAAATTGAATCTGCACAGTATGCTGCGGCTTCGGATATTAAGGAAATTAAAGGAATTGATTTGAAG AGTGTTGGTGCAATGGGTATGGAAGGGGCTGTAGTGAAGATATCAGGAGGTGGCACAGACAATGATATGCATGCCATGTACAAGGTGAATGTGGAGGACCTATCACAACTCCTAGCCTACCATGAGGTGTTTGGAAAACTCAATACAGATTCCCAGCAAACACAGCAGGCGCAGACACCACCACAACAGCCACAAGCTAAG CAGCCAGTGATGTACCAAGTGGACGTAGAAGCCAGTACGAGCGCATCTGCGACGCTCCCCGACACGGAGTCATCTTCCGGGCCACACCCATGTGACCTCTGCAATAAGATATTCGCCTACCGCTATCAGCTTATTGTACAtag GCGCTATCATGGTGAAAATAAACCTTACACCTGTCAAGTTTGCGGCCAGGCATTCGCCAATCCGACGGAACTGTCTAAACATGGAAAATGTCACCTTG CTGGCGAATCAGCGGAACGTCAAGCAAAGCGATTGGCTCAAGACAAGCCTTACGCGTGCTCCACGTGCCACAAGACGTTCTGGAGGAAGGAGCACCTGGACAATCACGTGCGCACACACACCGGGGAAACTCCATACag ATGTCAGTTCTGCTCCAAAACGTTCACGCGCAAGGAACACATGGTGAACCACGTGCGGAAACATACGGGCGAGACTCCGCATCGCTGCGATATCTGTAAGAAGAGTTTCACTAGGAAGGAGCACTTCTTGAACCACGTCATGTGGCACACAG GTGAAACGCCGCACCAATGTCAAATTTGCGGCAAGAAGTATACTAGGAAGGAGCATTTAGTGAACCATATGCGATCGCATACGAACGACACGCCGTTCAGATGCGAACTGTGCAGCAAGGCCTTCACCAGAAAGGAACATTTCACCAACCACATATTGTGGCACTCGG GCGAGACACCGCACCGTTGCGACTTCTGCTCGAAGACGTTCACCCGCAAGGAGCACCTCCTGAACCACGTGCGGCAACACACAGGCGAGTCGCCTCACCGCTGCGACTACTGCGCCAAGTCGTTCACGCGGAGGGAACATCTCGTCAACCACGTGCGCCAACACACCGGCGAGACGCCCTTCCAGTGTGGCTACTGTCCTAAGGCATTTACTAGGAAGGACCATCTGG TGAACCACGTCCGGCAGCACACAGGCGAGTCGCCACATAAGTGCACGTTCTGCACCAAGTCGTTCACGCGCAAGGAGCACCTCACTAACCACGTGCGGCAGCACACGGGAGAGTCTCCGCACCGCTGCACCTACTGCGGCAAGTCCTTCACCAGGAAGGAGCATCTCACCAACCACATAAG ACAACATACAGGCGAGACCCCGTTCAAGTGCACTTTCTGCACCAAGGCGTTCTCCCGCAAGGAACACCTGACCAACCACATGCACCTTCACACAGGAGAGACGCCCTACAAGTGTCCTTTCTGCACCAAGGTGTTCTCCAGGAAGGAACATCTGACCAACCATGTTCG GATACACACGGGCGAGTCGCCGCACCGCTGCGAGTTCTGCAACAAGACGTTCACGCGCAAGGAGCACCTCACCAACCACATGAAGCAGCACACGGGTGACGCGCCGCACTCGTGCAAGGTGTGCTCCAAGTCCTTCACCAGGAAGGAGTTCCTCGTCACGCACATGAG ATCGCACAGTTGCGGCGAGCGGCCGTACAGTTGCGGGGAATGCGGCAAGTCATTCCCGTTGAAGGGCAATCTGCTGTTCCACGAACGGTCACACAACAAGGGCAACAACAAAGTATTCAAATGTGACATCTGTTCTAAAGATTTTATGTGTAAAG GTCATCTTGTGACGCATCGTCAGACGCACGTCGACGCACCCGAGAACAGCCAGTCCGGGGAGCCGCTCATTGATGCCAGTGATGTGAGCACCGCTGAATGCAAAGATCAACTCGACGGAGAGCGGAAACCAGATGTGGTGAT GTCTACAGTGGAAACAAGAGTGAATGACAATGCCATAGCCCAAACGCAAACGAATACGGTGATGCAGATTACAACGCAG CAAGTGCGCGCGTCAGTGCCGACGAGTGCCGCAAACGTAGCGAGCGGCTCGTTCACCAACCCGCAGCATCACTCCGGCGCGGCGCTCACACACCACCCCGTCAGCGTCAACTATTAG
- the LOC126978627 gene encoding zinc finger protein 470-like isoform X6, which produces MNQDHHSISGGSGQTSTNSEGQRVQSGQQQQQAPTTSATDLRVNSAVNVALSSVAKYWVFTNLFPGPIPQVSLYGLPASTRIENGKPVQDLGQSHASLLNGDPNIILGHHSAQPQVTVSAAGGQQIPISQLITTQSGQGHDSLVSHSQQEMSSQQNSSSSQVTVNSQSAHQQPSNRLEFVQHHGLDMGHHTQNHLLQQQLLAATRPEHSNQQIQLTVSEDGIVTVVEPGSSKLMEKDDLHDSIKMPSDHTLTVHQLQQIVGHHQVIDSVVRIEQATGEPANILVTQNPDGTTSIETSAADSLIVKDEKNVKIESAQYAAASDIKEIKGIDLKSVGAMGMEGAVVKISGGGTDNDMHAMYKVNVEDLSQLLAYHEVFGKLNTDSQQTQQAQTPPQQPQAKQPVMYQVDVEASTSASATLPDTESSSGPHPCDLCNKIFAYRYQLIVHRRYHGENKPYTCQVCGQAFANPTELSKHGKCHLAGESAERQAKRLAQDKPYACSTCHKTFWRKEHLDNHVRTHTGETPYRCQFCSKTFTRKEHMVNHVRKHTGETPHRCDICKKSFTRKEHFLNHVMWHTGETPHQCQICGKKYTRKEHLVNHMRSHTNDTPFRCELCSKAFTRKEHFTNHILWHSGETPHRCDFCSKTFTRKEHLLNHVRQHTGESPHRCDYCAKSFTRREHLVNHVRQHTGETPFQCGYCPKAFTRKDHLVNHVRQHTGESPHKCTFCTKSFTRKEHLTNHVRQHTGESPHRCTYCGKSFTRKEHLTNHIRIHTGESPHRCEFCNKTFTRKEHLTNHMKQHTGDAPHSCKVCSKSFTRKEFLVTHMRSHSCGERPYSCGECGKSFPLKGNLLFHERSHNKGNNKVFKCDICSKDFMCKGHLVTHRQTHVDAPENSQSGEPLIDASDVSTAECKDQLDGERKPDVVMSTVETRVNDNAIAQTQTNTVMQITTQQVRASVPTSAANVASGSFTNPQHHSGAALTHHPVSVNY; this is translated from the exons ATGAATCAGGACCACCACAGTATCAGTGGAGGTAGTGGACAGACTTCAACCAATTCAGAG GGCCAAAGAGTACAATCTGGCCAGCAACAACAGCAAGCCCCAACCACTTCTGCAACAGACCTAAGAGTTAACTCGGCAGTAAATGTTGCGTTATCGAGCGTTGCCAAGTACTGGGTGTTTACAAATTTGTTTCCCGGTCCAATACCACAAGTCTCTCTGTATGGGCTACCTGCAAGCACTAGAATTGAAAATGGGAAACCTGTACAG GATCTTGGCCAATCACATGCTAGCTTACTTAATGGTGATCCTAATATTATTCTGGGACATCATAGTGCTCAACCACAAGTTACAGTGTCAGCCGCTGGGGGTCAACAAATACCTATATCTCAATTAATTACTACTCAGTCTGGACAAGGACATG ATTCTCTGGTGTCCCATAGTCAACAAGAAATGTCCTCACAACAGAACTCAAGTAGTTCTCAAGTGACTGTTAACTCTCAGTCAGCCCATCAACAGCCCAGTAATCGCCTGGAGTTTGTGCAACATCATGGCTTAGATATg ggtCATCATACACAAAATCATTTGTTGCAACAACAACTTCTAGCAGCAACAAGACCTGAACATTCCAACCAACag ATTCAACTTACTGTGAGTGAGGATGGCATCGTAACAGTTGTGGAACCTGGCAGCAGCAAGTTGATGGAAAAGGACGATCTCCATGATTCCATCAAAATGCCTTCGGACCACACCCTCACTGTGCATCAGTTGCAACAGATTGTGGGACACCACCAG GTCATAGACAGTGTGGTCCGTATAGAGCAGGCTACCGGAGAACCTGCCAACATACTAGTGACTCAGAACCCAGATGGCACCACGTCGATAGAGACGAGCGCCGCTGACTCCCTCATTGTAAAAGATGAGAAGAATGTTAAAATTGAATCTGCACAGTATGCTGCGGCTTCGGATATTAAGGAAATTAAAGGAATTGATTTGAAG AGTGTTGGTGCAATGGGTATGGAAGGGGCTGTAGTGAAGATATCAGGAGGTGGCACAGACAATGATATGCATGCCATGTACAAGGTGAATGTGGAGGACCTATCACAACTCCTAGCCTACCATGAGGTGTTTGGAAAACTCAATACAGATTCCCAGCAAACACAGCAGGCGCAGACACCACCACAACAGCCACAAGCTAAG CAGCCAGTGATGTACCAAGTGGACGTAGAAGCCAGTACGAGCGCATCTGCGACGCTCCCCGACACGGAGTCATCTTCCGGGCCACACCCATGTGACCTCTGCAATAAGATATTCGCCTACCGCTATCAGCTTATTGTACAtag GCGCTATCATGGTGAAAATAAACCTTACACCTGTCAAGTTTGCGGCCAGGCATTCGCCAATCCGACGGAACTGTCTAAACATGGAAAATGTCACCTTG CTGGCGAATCAGCGGAACGTCAAGCAAAGCGATTGGCTCAAGACAAGCCTTACGCGTGCTCCACGTGCCACAAGACGTTCTGGAGGAAGGAGCACCTGGACAATCACGTGCGCACACACACCGGGGAAACTCCATACag ATGTCAGTTCTGCTCCAAAACGTTCACGCGCAAGGAACACATGGTGAACCACGTGCGGAAACATACGGGCGAGACTCCGCATCGCTGCGATATCTGTAAGAAGAGTTTCACTAGGAAGGAGCACTTCTTGAACCACGTCATGTGGCACACAG GTGAAACGCCGCACCAATGTCAAATTTGCGGCAAGAAGTATACTAGGAAGGAGCATTTAGTGAACCATATGCGATCGCATACGAACGACACGCCGTTCAGATGCGAACTGTGCAGCAAGGCCTTCACCAGAAAGGAACATTTCACCAACCACATATTGTGGCACTCGG GCGAGACACCGCACCGTTGCGACTTCTGCTCGAAGACGTTCACCCGCAAGGAGCACCTCCTGAACCACGTGCGGCAACACACAGGCGAGTCGCCTCACCGCTGCGACTACTGCGCCAAGTCGTTCACGCGGAGGGAACATCTCGTCAACCACGTGCGCCAACACACCGGCGAGACGCCCTTCCAGTGTGGCTACTGTCCTAAGGCATTTACTAGGAAGGACCATCTGG TGAACCACGTCCGGCAGCACACAGGCGAGTCGCCACATAAGTGCACGTTCTGCACCAAGTCGTTCACGCGCAAGGAGCACCTCACTAACCACGTGCGGCAGCACACGGGAGAGTCTCCGCACCGCTGCACCTACTGCGGCAAGTCCTTCACCAGGAAGGAGCATCTCACCAACCACATAAG GATACACACGGGCGAGTCGCCGCACCGCTGCGAGTTCTGCAACAAGACGTTCACGCGCAAGGAGCACCTCACCAACCACATGAAGCAGCACACGGGTGACGCGCCGCACTCGTGCAAGGTGTGCTCCAAGTCCTTCACCAGGAAGGAGTTCCTCGTCACGCACATGAG ATCGCACAGTTGCGGCGAGCGGCCGTACAGTTGCGGGGAATGCGGCAAGTCATTCCCGTTGAAGGGCAATCTGCTGTTCCACGAACGGTCACACAACAAGGGCAACAACAAAGTATTCAAATGTGACATCTGTTCTAAAGATTTTATGTGTAAAG GTCATCTTGTGACGCATCGTCAGACGCACGTCGACGCACCCGAGAACAGCCAGTCCGGGGAGCCGCTCATTGATGCCAGTGATGTGAGCACCGCTGAATGCAAAGATCAACTCGACGGAGAGCGGAAACCAGATGTGGTGAT GTCTACAGTGGAAACAAGAGTGAATGACAATGCCATAGCCCAAACGCAAACGAATACGGTGATGCAGATTACAACGCAG CAAGTGCGCGCGTCAGTGCCGACGAGTGCCGCAAACGTAGCGAGCGGCTCGTTCACCAACCCGCAGCATCACTCCGGCGCGGCGCTCACACACCACCCCGTCAGCGTCAACTATTAG
- the LOC126978627 gene encoding zinc finger protein 224-like isoform X3, with protein sequence MNQDHHSISGGSGQTSTNSEGQRVQSGQQQQQAPTTSATDLRVNSAVNVALSSVAKYWVFTNLFPGPIPQVSLYGLPASTRIENGKPVQDLGQSHASLLNGDPNIILGHHSAQPQVTVSAAGGQQIPISQLITTQSGQGHDSLVSHSQQEMSSQQNSSSSQVTVNSQSAHQQPSNRLEFVQHHGLDMGHHTQNHLLQQQLLAATRPEHSNQQIQLTVSEDGIVTVVEPGSSKLMEKDDLHDSIKMPSDHTLTVHQLQQIVGHHQVIDSVVRIEQATGEPANILVTQNPDGTTSIETSAADSLIVKDEKNVKIESAQYAAASDIKEIKGIDLKSVGAMGMEGAVVKISGGGTDNDMHAMYKVNVEDLSQLLAYHEVFGKLNTDSQQTQQAQTPPQQPQAKQPVMYQVDVEASTSASATLPDTESSSGPHPCDLCNKIFAYRYQLIVHRRYHGENKPYTCQVCGQAFANPTELSKHGKCHLAGESAERQAKRLAQDKPYACSTCHKTFWRKEHLDNHVRTHTGETPYRCQFCSKTFTRKEHMVNHVRKHTGETPHRCDICKKSFTRKEHFLNHVMWHTGETPHRCDFCSKTFTRKEHLLNHVRQHTGESPHRCDYCAKSFTRREHLVNHVRQHTGETPFQCGYCPKAFTRKDHLVNHVRQHTGESPHKCTFCTKSFTRKEHLTNHVRQHTGESPHRCTYCGKSFTRKEHLTNHIRQHTGESPPHKCSLCPRAFVRKEQLNVHVRVHTGESPHVCSYCNKNFTRKEHLKNHERQHTGETPFKCTFCTKAFSRKEHLTNHMHLHTGETPYKCPFCTKVFSRKEHLTNHVRIHTGESPHRCEFCNKTFTRKEHLTNHMKQHTGDAPHSCKVCSKSFTRKEFLVTHMRSHSCGERPYSCGECGKSFPLKGNLLFHERSHNKGNNKVFKCDICSKDFMCKGHLVTHRQTHVDAPENSQSGEPLIDASDVSTAECKDQLDGERKPDVVMSTVETRVNDNAIAQTQTNTVMQITTQQVRASVPTSAANVASGSFTNPQHHSGAALTHHPVSVNY encoded by the exons ATGAATCAGGACCACCACAGTATCAGTGGAGGTAGTGGACAGACTTCAACCAATTCAGAG GGCCAAAGAGTACAATCTGGCCAGCAACAACAGCAAGCCCCAACCACTTCTGCAACAGACCTAAGAGTTAACTCGGCAGTAAATGTTGCGTTATCGAGCGTTGCCAAGTACTGGGTGTTTACAAATTTGTTTCCCGGTCCAATACCACAAGTCTCTCTGTATGGGCTACCTGCAAGCACTAGAATTGAAAATGGGAAACCTGTACAG GATCTTGGCCAATCACATGCTAGCTTACTTAATGGTGATCCTAATATTATTCTGGGACATCATAGTGCTCAACCACAAGTTACAGTGTCAGCCGCTGGGGGTCAACAAATACCTATATCTCAATTAATTACTACTCAGTCTGGACAAGGACATG ATTCTCTGGTGTCCCATAGTCAACAAGAAATGTCCTCACAACAGAACTCAAGTAGTTCTCAAGTGACTGTTAACTCTCAGTCAGCCCATCAACAGCCCAGTAATCGCCTGGAGTTTGTGCAACATCATGGCTTAGATATg ggtCATCATACACAAAATCATTTGTTGCAACAACAACTTCTAGCAGCAACAAGACCTGAACATTCCAACCAACag ATTCAACTTACTGTGAGTGAGGATGGCATCGTAACAGTTGTGGAACCTGGCAGCAGCAAGTTGATGGAAAAGGACGATCTCCATGATTCCATCAAAATGCCTTCGGACCACACCCTCACTGTGCATCAGTTGCAACAGATTGTGGGACACCACCAG GTCATAGACAGTGTGGTCCGTATAGAGCAGGCTACCGGAGAACCTGCCAACATACTAGTGACTCAGAACCCAGATGGCACCACGTCGATAGAGACGAGCGCCGCTGACTCCCTCATTGTAAAAGATGAGAAGAATGTTAAAATTGAATCTGCACAGTATGCTGCGGCTTCGGATATTAAGGAAATTAAAGGAATTGATTTGAAG AGTGTTGGTGCAATGGGTATGGAAGGGGCTGTAGTGAAGATATCAGGAGGTGGCACAGACAATGATATGCATGCCATGTACAAGGTGAATGTGGAGGACCTATCACAACTCCTAGCCTACCATGAGGTGTTTGGAAAACTCAATACAGATTCCCAGCAAACACAGCAGGCGCAGACACCACCACAACAGCCACAAGCTAAG CAGCCAGTGATGTACCAAGTGGACGTAGAAGCCAGTACGAGCGCATCTGCGACGCTCCCCGACACGGAGTCATCTTCCGGGCCACACCCATGTGACCTCTGCAATAAGATATTCGCCTACCGCTATCAGCTTATTGTACAtag GCGCTATCATGGTGAAAATAAACCTTACACCTGTCAAGTTTGCGGCCAGGCATTCGCCAATCCGACGGAACTGTCTAAACATGGAAAATGTCACCTTG CTGGCGAATCAGCGGAACGTCAAGCAAAGCGATTGGCTCAAGACAAGCCTTACGCGTGCTCCACGTGCCACAAGACGTTCTGGAGGAAGGAGCACCTGGACAATCACGTGCGCACACACACCGGGGAAACTCCATACag ATGTCAGTTCTGCTCCAAAACGTTCACGCGCAAGGAACACATGGTGAACCACGTGCGGAAACATACGGGCGAGACTCCGCATCGCTGCGATATCTGTAAGAAGAGTTTCACTAGGAAGGAGCACTTCTTGAACCACGTCATGTGGCACACAG GCGAGACACCGCACCGTTGCGACTTCTGCTCGAAGACGTTCACCCGCAAGGAGCACCTCCTGAACCACGTGCGGCAACACACAGGCGAGTCGCCTCACCGCTGCGACTACTGCGCCAAGTCGTTCACGCGGAGGGAACATCTCGTCAACCACGTGCGCCAACACACCGGCGAGACGCCCTTCCAGTGTGGCTACTGTCCTAAGGCATTTACTAGGAAGGACCATCTGG TGAACCACGTCCGGCAGCACACAGGCGAGTCGCCACATAAGTGCACGTTCTGCACCAAGTCGTTCACGCGCAAGGAGCACCTCACTAACCACGTGCGGCAGCACACGGGAGAGTCTCCGCACCGCTGCACCTACTGCGGCAAGTCCTTCACCAGGAAGGAGCATCTCACCAACCACATAAG ACAGCATACGGGCGAGAGTCCTCCACACAAGTGCTCGCTGTGCCCGCGCGCGTTCGTGCGCAAGGAGCAACTCAACGTGCACGTGCGCGTGCATACGGGCGAATCGCCGCACGTTTGCTCCTACTGTAACAAGAATTTCACGAGGAAAGAGCATCTTAAGAACCATGAGAG ACAACATACAGGCGAGACCCCGTTCAAGTGCACTTTCTGCACCAAGGCGTTCTCCCGCAAGGAACACCTGACCAACCACATGCACCTTCACACAGGAGAGACGCCCTACAAGTGTCCTTTCTGCACCAAGGTGTTCTCCAGGAAGGAACATCTGACCAACCATGTTCG GATACACACGGGCGAGTCGCCGCACCGCTGCGAGTTCTGCAACAAGACGTTCACGCGCAAGGAGCACCTCACCAACCACATGAAGCAGCACACGGGTGACGCGCCGCACTCGTGCAAGGTGTGCTCCAAGTCCTTCACCAGGAAGGAGTTCCTCGTCACGCACATGAG ATCGCACAGTTGCGGCGAGCGGCCGTACAGTTGCGGGGAATGCGGCAAGTCATTCCCGTTGAAGGGCAATCTGCTGTTCCACGAACGGTCACACAACAAGGGCAACAACAAAGTATTCAAATGTGACATCTGTTCTAAAGATTTTATGTGTAAAG GTCATCTTGTGACGCATCGTCAGACGCACGTCGACGCACCCGAGAACAGCCAGTCCGGGGAGCCGCTCATTGATGCCAGTGATGTGAGCACCGCTGAATGCAAAGATCAACTCGACGGAGAGCGGAAACCAGATGTGGTGAT GTCTACAGTGGAAACAAGAGTGAATGACAATGCCATAGCCCAAACGCAAACGAATACGGTGATGCAGATTACAACGCAG CAAGTGCGCGCGTCAGTGCCGACGAGTGCCGCAAACGTAGCGAGCGGCTCGTTCACCAACCCGCAGCATCACTCCGGCGCGGCGCTCACACACCACCCCGTCAGCGTCAACTATTAG